The sequence GATATTATCCATAAAGGACTCGTCCGTGATTTTCCAACCCGCTGAAATCCCAGGAAAGAATCCATATCGATCTTCTTTTGGGAAAAGGAAGGAGCCATCATATCTGGCAATAAATTCAAGTAGGTATTTTTCTTTATAGTCATAGTTGATTTTACCCAAATAACCGTCCCTTGCTTCCTGATAGATTTCATCAATCAGCAAATCCTGATCGGCAAATGACATCAACGGGATATAATTATTCGGTGGTACGGTATGCACGACCATGTAGTGGGATTGTTGATCCCATCGCTCGTATCCTAAGATGGCAGACAGGTTATGTACCCCGAAATTCTTGGCATAATTGAGTTGAAACTGCCCCACACGGTCTACTGTATTTCTTTTTCTTCTTTCTCTCCATGGGTTTTGGTTACCCATATTATCGTTGGTGAAGTACGTATCCGTTGCTTCATCATAGCCATAGCCATCATAAGTATACTCAAACCCATTAAAATCAAGATTGGTATAATTGTAGGAATATGTACCTTTCATGGACAGGCCAAAATCGAAGTCGTATTGCGCAAAGAAATTCCCCTTAATCGCACGCTGCACTTCTTCGATATATCCTGTGATCTCCTTGGTATATGTAGCAGGATTGACGTTGATATTGTGTACCTCTCCATTGACATAATTGGGATTGTCATTGGCATAAGGTCGCTCTGTAGGCCACATGGTAAAGATACTCAGGAATGGGTTAAAGTAATCGTCCAAACCTGGTACCCCTACTTGTTCCCTGTTTTCGATACGGCCACTAAGCTGCATACCTACTTTAAAGCCATCTGCCAAGGTAACATCGACATTTGACTGGAAATTGGTCCTTTCGAAAAGGTAATCTTCAATGGTAGCATCTTGTTTAAGGTGCCCCAAAGAGATATAATACTTAGTGTTTTCAGATCCTCCCACGGCACTACCATTAATGGAATATTGCGGCACATTAGGTTTAATCACGAAATCGTAATAATCTGTGCTTACATAGCCCTTTTCGGTACCTTGCTGCCACTTGGCCAATTCTTCCGGGGATATTCCCGGAGCCCTACCAGCATTAACATTGGACTCTGCATTCGCCCTCACATATTGATAGGCATTGGCCGGTTGAGGGTAGCGGGTAAAGTTCTGCAAACCATAATAACCGTTCAGACTGATCTCTGCGGGCTGATTGGCCTTACCTTTTTTGGTAGTAACTAATACCACACCGTTTGCTGCACGCATACCGTAAATCGCAGCGGATGCATCCTTCAGCACCGAGATGCTCTCAATGTCATTCTGACCAAGGTTGTTAAACTGGGCTGCATCAGAAGGGATTCCATCGATTACATACAGCGGTGTACCCATGTTTCTAATTTGAATGGATGCACTGGAACCTGGTCGAGCATCGGTCTGCCGTGCGGTTACTCCTTGAATCTTTCCTACGAGTGCTTCTGAGGTAGTCACGGAAGGGGTTTTGATCAAGTCATTCGAATCTACTTCGCCTACGGCGCCGGTAATGGTTCCTTTTTTCTGAACACCATAACCTACTACGACTACTTCACCCAAGTCACTTAGGTTTTCACCTAGGGTGATGTCTATGTTGGTCTGGTTACCGACCGTGACTTCTTGTGATTCATAGCCAAGATAAGAAAATACCAAAACGCTTTCTGCTGATGGCACGTCCAACGTATACTTTCCATCCAAATCAGTGGCTACACCGATGCTCGTTCCCTTGACCAACACGGAAACACCGGGAATGGGTATTCCCTCTCCATCAACCACTGTTCCTGAAACAGTGATTTCCATGGTTTGACTTTTAGGAAAATTCGATATTAAAAGAGGGGGGTGAGAGAGCGGCGCGGCTCCAAGTGGAGGGACTTGCTGTAAAAGAAATGCTCCTAGCAAAGTCGCCACCATAAAATGCTTACGTAAAGCTTTACATTTCATATTAATGGGGTTTATTGAAAATTAGAAACTCATTAATCATTTAATAACTCACGAACAGCGAGTACCTTGAGCAATCACATCATGCTCAGCAAGCTAGATTAAAAATAAGTGTACCAAAGCCACTTATTAATTATTTCGAATATTAGAGAATATTCTACGCTTTCGCAAAAATTAAATGTGATTTTAACACTAATAAATTACAGAAACTGGCTCTGGTGAATTTTATAAAAAGGGTTTGAGTTGAGAAATTTTAATGATTTAGAATAAAAAAGTGTTTTTTACACAATTATCAATAACGAAACAGGACTTGGTTTACAAATAGTGGAAAAATAATTTTATTGAAAAAATTTTCTTACTTCAAAATCATATTGATAAAACAACATCAACTGCAACCCATTCATATGAGTCATCATGAATACCAATAATACATGAAATAAGATTGCATAAAAAAAGGCGGGAAGCCCCGCCTTTTTTACTCAATTTTATCCTCAATGAATAGAATGGTCTACTATTCCTCCTCATAAATCGCAGAAGGCCACTTGTCATTGCCTATATTAACATCAGGTAACACCTTATCCGGATCGATCTCTATACTTTTTACCTCCTTATCGGTCTTATAAAGATGGTTCCACTGATCACCTCGTTGCCAGATTTCCACCGGTAATTTAAATCGCTCGGATGTTCCGTCCTTGAAGGTAACCTCTACCAGTACTGGCATCGGCACACCACCTCTGTTCGAAAGTGCCAATACATAATTACCGCCATATGGATAAACACCATCTAAGGACAGGTCGATATTTTCCGTTCCATAGAACCAGTTCTGCCAGAACCAATTCAAATTTTCACCGGCTACATTCTCGATATGATTGAAGAAGTCCGTAGGCTGCGGGTGTTTAAATGCCCATGTTTCAATATAAGATGTAAAAGCATTGTCAAACCGCTCATGGTCCAGGATATATTCGCGCAGCATAATCAATCCCATACCTGGCTTCATGTAGGCTGTCATTCCTAGATTGCTGGTATTCACCACATCTGGATAAGTATCAATTCCCTCACGCGTTTCCCTGTTAAACCAAGAAACATATTTTCTGGTATGGTCTAGATCAGCAGGGTACTCACCATCATTGAAGGCCAAGGTGCTGTAGTGGTTGATAAAAGTATTGAAGCCTTCATCCATCCAAGGATAAAGCCGCTCGTTACTGCCCACAATCATTGGGAACCAGTTGTGACCAAACTCATGATCGGTAACCCCCCAAAGTGATTCACCTTTGCTCTCATAACCGCAGAAGTTAAGCCCAGGATATTCCATTCCCCCAATGTCAGCGGCAACGTTCGTAGCTGTAGGATAAGGGAATTCAAACCACTTCTCTGAGTAATGCTCGATAGAGGCCTTACTGTACTCTGTAGATCGGGACCAAGCTTCCTGTCCATCACTTTCTTTAGGATAAACAGATTGGGCCAAGATGGTTTTACCGCTAGGCAAGTCTATTTTGGCGGCATCCCAAATAAACGCCTGTGAAGAAGCAAAGGCTATGTCCCTAGAATTTTCGATTTTGAACTTCCAGGTCAAGTTCCCTTCTTGTTTTAACCTGGTGGCTGGATCAGCTACTTCATCAGGAGTAAGGATATAGACCGTGCTATCACTTTTCATGGCCTTGTCCATTCTGTCCTGCATGGTGCTGGTCATCACGTCTCCAGGATTTAGCAATTTACCGGAGCCTACCACAATATGGTCAGATGGAGCCGTCACGGAATATTCAAAATCACCGTACTCCAAATAAAACTCACCGGCACCAAGATAAGGTTCGGTGTTCCAACCTTTCACATCATCAAAAACCGCTGTACGAGGATACCACTGCGCAAGGGCATAGATGGTACCTTCCTCTACCTCTAGACGGCCCATTCGATCCATTCCCTTTTCTGGAATTTTGTAAGAAAAGTCCATGGAAATAGTTGCCTTCCCACCTTTTGCGGGAATCGCCTCATCAAAAAACACCTGCATCCTTGTGTCAGTCACCAAATATTTGTCAGAAGCATCACCTCTTTTGCCGACCTTTGCAGATACATTGGACAACTGATAACCTCCGTCAACATCGCCATTGTACCGGTTTCCTTGGATTGGCGTGGTCAAGGTTCCCCTAGAATCTTCGGTAAACCTGTTTTGCTCCAGATAAAGCCATACAAAATCCAAGGGCTCTGGGCTGTTATTGGTGTAATGAATGGTCACGCTGCCGGTAATGGTATGCGCTTCATCGTCCAACGTCACATCGATTTCATAATCAGCCCGGTTTTGCCAATACATCGGCCCCGGCTTTCCGGAAGCAGATCGATACATGTTTCCTTTACGGTAAATAAAATCGCCAAATTCACTTTGGTTGTTCTCTTCCACTTGCTGTGCTACCGTAACCTGCACTACAAACAAGCATAAAAACAAGAATGAGAGTTTCTCTAAAGTATATTTCATATCTTGAGTTGATTATAATATTTCGCCAAATTTACATAAAGATTGACGAACAGAAAATGTATTTATTTTAATGGTTAAAGAATTAAAAAATCAACGGTCAGAAACATAACCAACGCCCTTCTCTAATTTGCTTGGCAACTTCGAAAACCAGCAGTAAAACCACTACCTATTTTACAGAATATTTTAGGCGGTAGGATTTAAGAGCAAGGGTATCCCGATCCGTTAAGGTATCCAAAAAATCCTCATTGAACTCGTTATGACTTGTCCCAAAGTCAACAGACATCAATTTATTATCCTTATTATAACGCACGAGCTTATAATATAGCAGCGTCACATCCAAGGCGGACCGTTCATCCCCATACATGATATGGTGCACATCATAGCGCCCATTTTTACTGATATCATAGGGGAATTTATAAAACTCAGTTGCTACCAGTGGTGAATCCTCCACTTCATTGGTTACGGTGGATTTCATGATAATGGCATCATACTCCCTTTTCATCTCTGTTATCTCTGTGGCATACCTTATCCTACCATCAGCGAAAAATGTAATTTGAGCACCCGCTCCATAATTCATCCCAGGCTCTTCAAACCTTGAATTATAAAAAGTGGAACCAATGCTATAATATCGATCCAAAAACTCAGCAATAACAGCACTGTCTGTCCTAGTGTCCAGCAATTTCACTCCTGCATATACACGCATGTCAGATGTCGCAGCAATTGTGTCAAAAGTCATGGTAACCGGATAATCCGGAACTTCCTCCTCCTTATCACAAGAACATAGAACCACCATTAGGCATAAAAACACCCAAGCATTTAGATAAGTAGCTGAATTCTTCATTTCCATTATATCAAAACCCTATTTTCTTATTCTTCCCAAACTTAATTATTATAATATCCCTAAGCGATGACATACGCAAAAACTTATCACCACTTAGGTATATAGTTAAATTTAACAACAGTATTTTAGCTAATCCACTAAACTACAACACTTATGACCCGAAAAATCCCTGAAGGGGAATCCCGAAACAAGAAACACACAAAACTAAAATTAATCCGAGCGGTTCGTGAGGTTATCCGTATGTAAGAATATACCAAACTAGGTGTCAACCGCATTGCGGATACCGCACTTAAAAGTATAAACCATTTTCAGGACGCCTCCCACCGACATGCATTAGAACTAACCGTTAATAAGTTCGAGAAGTTTTTTCCTGCTTTTCCATGATTTTACCTGTGACTCGCGCTCTTTCACTGCTGATTTTGACAGATAAATCTCATGGTAGCTAATGGCCCAATCATTAGCCCTGCCAGTAAATCCGCTGTGGTTAGTATTGTGCCTTCTTAGCCTTTCCTCAAGGCGGCATGATGTGTGGCCTATGTAATACTTGTCCAGCTCTCTGGAATAAAGTATATAAAAATAATATACCATCGATTTAAAATAAAAAAAATCCTTGGCACATACCAAGGATTTCCTGTGGGAATTGAGGGATTCGAACCCCCGAACACTCCCGATGTGAATCGGGATGCTCTGAACCAACTGAGCTAAACCCCAGCGCAACACTATCCCGTGCGCTCGATGAGCTGTACCAGCTTTGTCCTACTCTTCCAGGATTTCACCTGTAGCTCCCGCTCCACTGCTTCGGTTTTTGATTGATTGGTTTCACAATAGTGAACCAGCCAGTCATTGACCCTACCTGTAAATCCTTTGTGATTGGTATTGTGCCGCCGAAGCCTTTCCTCAAGGCGGCATGATGTGTGGCCTATGTAATACTTGTCCAGCTCTCTGGAATAAAGGATATAAAAATAATATACCATCGATTTAAAATAAAAAAATCCTTGGCACATACCAAGGATTTCCTGTGGGAATTGAGGGATTCGAACCCCCGACCACTCCCGATGTGAATCGGGATGCTCTGAACCAACTGAGCTAAACCCCAGCGCAACACTATCCCGTGCGCTCGATGAGCTGTACCAGCTTTGTCCTACTCTTCCAGGATTTCACCTGTAGCTCCCGCTCCACTGCTTCGGTTTTTGATTGATTGGTTTCACAATAGTGAACCAGCCAGTCATTGACCCTACCTGTAAATCCTTTGTGATTGGTATTGTGCCGCCGAAGCCTTTCCTCAAGGCGGCATGATGTGTGGCCTATGTAATACTTGTCCAGCTCTCTGGAATAAAGGATATAAAAATAATATACCATCGATTTAAAATAAAAAAATCCTTGGCACATACCAAGGATTTCCTGTGGGAATTGAGGGATTCGAACCCCCGACCCTCTGCTTGTAAGGCAGATGCTCTGAACCAACTGAGCTAAATTCCCAAGAATATTTTAAACCACCTTTTTGTTTCTGGTCATTTCCAAGAAACGTTGTGGGAATTGAGGGATTCGAACCCCCGACCCTCTGCTTGTAAGGCAGATGCTCTGAACCAACTGAGCTAAATTCCCAAGAATATTTTAAACCACTTTTTGTTTCTGGTCATTTCCAAGAAACGTTGTGGGAATTGAGGGATTCGACACCCCGACTGCTCCCGATATAAATCGGGATGCTCTGAACCAACTGAGCTAAATTCCCATTACTCGTCAACCATTTGTTGTTGAATTGGATTGCAAAGGTAGGTGTTTTTTTTATTGCAGCAAATAATATAATAAAAAAAATATCAGCTATATGGTAACTAGCTGATATTCTGAATAAAAAGTTAACTAGAAATAACAGGTTAAATATCAAATTTAATTCCTTGTGCCAGTGGAAGATCAGTACTATAGTTAATGGTGTTGGTTTGTCTTCTCATATAAGCCTTCCAGGCATCCGAACCAGACTCTCTACCACCTCCAGTTTCTTTCTCACCACCAAAGGCCCCGCCAATTTCAGCTCCCGAGGTACCAATGTTAACATTGCTAATACCGCAGTCAGAACCTTCACTGGAGAGGTAGCGCTCTGCTTCCCGCATATTGGTGGTCATGATAGCAGAAGACAACCCTTGCGGCACATTATTCTGCATGGCAATCGCCTCATCGAATTCACTATATTTCATAAGATACAAGATAGGCCCAAACGTCTCTTTCTGGACGATCTGGAAATGATTTTCTGCTTCAAATACACTTGGTCTCACATAGCAACCCGAAACATACTCCTCTCCTTCCAAAAGTCCTCCGGCCACTACCTCCTTTCCGCCTTCCGCTTTGACCCTTTCGATAGCGGTAAGGTAATTCTGCACTGCATCTTTATCTATGAGCGGGCCGACAATGTTATCCTCATCGAGGGGATTCCCAATGGTAAGCTTGGAATACGCAGCAACCATCCTTTCTTTTACTTCTTCAAACACTGATTCATGAATGATCAATCTCCGGGTACTGGTACATCGTTGGCCAGCGGTTCCCACTGCCCCGAAAAGTGCCCCCCGGATAGCAATATCTAAATCAGCATGCTCAGTAATGATAATAGCATTGTTCCCGCCAAGCTCCAAAAGCACTTTTCCTAATCTTCCTCCGACCGTCTCCCCAACAGATTTCCCCAT comes from Echinicola vietnamensis DSM 17526 and encodes:
- a CDS encoding SusC/RagA family TonB-linked outer membrane protein produces the protein MEITVSGTVVDGEGIPIPGVSVLVKGTSIGVATDLDGKYTLDVPSAESVLVFSYLGYESQEVTVGNQTNIDITLGENLSDLGEVVVVGYGVQKKGTITGAVGEVDSNDLIKTPSVTTSEALVGKIQGVTARQTDARPGSSASIQIRNMGTPLYVIDGIPSDAAQFNNLGQNDIESISVLKDASAAIYGMRAANGVVLVTTKKGKANQPAEISLNGYYGLQNFTRYPQPANAYQYVRANAESNVNAGRAPGISPEELAKWQQGTEKGYVSTDYYDFVIKPNVPQYSINGSAVGGSENTKYYISLGHLKQDATIEDYLFERTNFQSNVDVTLADGFKVGMQLSGRIENREQVGVPGLDDYFNPFLSIFTMWPTERPYANDNPNYVNGEVHNINVNPATYTKEITGYIEEVQRAIKGNFFAQYDFDFGLSMKGTYSYNYTNLDFNGFEYTYDGYGYDEATDTYFTNDNMGNQNPWRERRKRNTVDRVGQFQLNYAKNFGVHNLSAILGYERWDQQSHYMVVHTVPPNNYIPLMSFADQDLLIDEIYQEARDGYLGKINYDYKEKYLLEFIARYDGSFLFPKEDRYGFFPGISAGWKITDESFMDNIKGNVLSDMKIRASWGQTGNDRWIGSNEFIVAPFSYYAGYDFIPSAGGSAVLDGGFVPGVDPRGLPVTNLSWITNTNVNIGIDTYLFNSKLFVQADVFQRKRTGIPAGRYDVLLPLEVGYGLPSENLESDVHRGVEGMVTYTGKTGEVDFSISANATVSRQEVLERYKPRFGNSWNQYRSMEDGRWSNINWGYNVVGRFESEEQIENYPVDIDGNGNRNVLPGDFIYEDVNGDGLINNLDERPIGYAEGANPYMSFGLNGSASYKGFELYFSFAGASMQTFTRNWELRYPFQNNGNSPDFMFEDRWHREDLFNADSEWVPGTYPAIRRAGADHLYRHSNFWLTNVRYLRLRNLELGYRVPKAFLEKYGIGSLRLYANGTNLVSFDNVKSFGIDPEIGSANGLVYPQQRLFNFGFSLTF
- a CDS encoding M1 family metallopeptidase; the encoded protein is MKYTLEKLSFLFLCLFVVQVTVAQQVEENNQSEFGDFIYRKGNMYRSASGKPGPMYWQNRADYEIDVTLDDEAHTITGSVTIHYTNNSPEPLDFVWLYLEQNRFTEDSRGTLTTPIQGNRYNGDVDGGYQLSNVSAKVGKRGDASDKYLVTDTRMQVFFDEAIPAKGGKATISMDFSYKIPEKGMDRMGRLEVEEGTIYALAQWYPRTAVFDDVKGWNTEPYLGAGEFYLEYGDFEYSVTAPSDHIVVGSGKLLNPGDVMTSTMQDRMDKAMKSDSTVYILTPDEVADPATRLKQEGNLTWKFKIENSRDIAFASSQAFIWDAAKIDLPSGKTILAQSVYPKESDGQEAWSRSTEYSKASIEHYSEKWFEFPYPTATNVAADIGGMEYPGLNFCGYESKGESLWGVTDHEFGHNWFPMIVGSNERLYPWMDEGFNTFINHYSTLAFNDGEYPADLDHTRKYVSWFNRETREGIDTYPDVVNTSNLGMTAYMKPGMGLIMLREYILDHERFDNAFTSYIETWAFKHPQPTDFFNHIENVAGENLNWFWQNWFYGTENIDLSLDGVYPYGGNYVLALSNRGGVPMPVLVEVTFKDGTSERFKLPVEIWQRGDQWNHLYKTDKEVKSIEIDPDKVLPDVNIGNDKWPSAIYEEE
- a CDS encoding GIY-YIG nuclease family protein; this translates as MVYYFYILYSRELDKYYIGHTSCRLEERLRRHNTNHSGFTGRANDWAISYHEIYLSKSAVKERESQVKSWKSRKKLLELING
- a CDS encoding GIY-YIG nuclease family protein, which produces MVYYFYILYSRELDKYYIGHTSCRLEERLRRHNTNHKGFTGRVNDWLVHYCETNQSKTEAVERELQVKSWKSRTKLVQLIERTG
- the amaB gene encoding L-piperidine-6-carboxylate dehydrogenase, with product MAGTFDTKTLLQDLGLNEVNKGTWTGVEFIDIKGEWLSSYSPVDGKELGKVQMTTRESYEKVLDQAEKAFKAWRKVPAPQRGEVVRQIGIELRNKKSLLGKLVSYEMGKSYQEGLGEVQEMIDICDFAVGLSRQLYGLTMHSERPSHRMYEQWHPLGIVGVISAFNFPVAVWSWNTMIAWVCGDVCVWKPSEKTPLTSVACQLIAADVFNRNGFPEGITSLLIGGANVGAFLTQDPRVALISATGSTQMGKSVGETVGGRLGKVLLELGGNNAIIITEHADLDIAIRGALFGAVGTAGQRCTSTRRLIIHESVFEEVKERMVAAYSKLTIGNPLDEDNIVGPLIDKDAVQNYLTAIERVKAEGGKEVVAGGLLEGEEYVSGCYVRPSVFEAENHFQIVQKETFGPILYLMKYSEFDEAIAMQNNVPQGLSSAIMTTNMREAERYLSSEGSDCGISNVNIGTSGAEIGGAFGGEKETGGGRESGSDAWKAYMRRQTNTINYSTDLPLAQGIKFDI